A single genomic interval of Dromiciops gliroides isolate mDroGli1 chromosome 1, mDroGli1.pri, whole genome shotgun sequence harbors:
- the LOC122737550 gene encoding 60S ribosomal protein L17-like — protein sequence MVRYSLDPENPTKSCKSRGSNLRVHFKNTRETAQAIKGMHIRKATKYLKDVTLKKQCVPFRRYNGGVGRCAQAKQWGWTQGRWPKKSAEFLLHMLKYAESNAELKGLDVDSLVIEHIQVNKAPKMRRRTYRAHGRINPYMSSPCHIEMILTEKEQIVPKPEEEVAQKKKISQKKLKKQKLMARE from the coding sequence ATGGTGAGGTACTCTCTTGatccagagaaccccacaaaatcaTGCAAGTCAAGGGGTTCAAATCTCCGGGTCCACTTCAAGAATACCCGTGAAACAGCCCAAGCTATCAAGGGCATGCACATCCGAAAAGctaccaagtatttgaaagatgtcacatTGAAGAAACAATGTGTTCCCTTCCGTCGATACAATGGTGGAGTTGGCAGGTGTGCCCAGGCTAAGCAGTGGGGTTGGACGCAGGGTCGTTGGCCCAAAAAGAGTGCTGAGTTCTTGCTGCATATGCTTAAATATGCAGAAAGTAATGCTGAACTGAAGGGTTTGGATGTGGATTCTCTTGTCATTGAGCATATCCAGGTTAACAAGGCTCCCAAAATGCGACGGCGTACTTACAGGGCTCATGGCCGAATCAACCCATACATGAGTTCCCCTTGCCATATTGAGATGATACtgactgaaaaggaacaaattgttcctaaaccagaagaggaggttgctcaaaagaaaaagatatcccaaaagaaactgaagaaacaaaagcttatgGCACGGGAGTAA